The following are encoded together in the Bacteroidota bacterium genome:
- a CDS encoding RagB/SusD family nutrient uptake outer membrane protein has translation MKIYKYSLFFILSLCLFSSCDKELVVSPQNLLTDDQVFSNKSAIEAYLVNLYNALPIEDFNYGATTGFNAWPDAPTAVCCLEAIRNVNGNKTSVGDGTWWNWWGGAYTAIRNVNNFIGNIPSSTCVSNSEKNELRGEAFFLRAYYYFGLVKRYGGVPIIKTVQNYTGRNLADLQVPRNKEQEVYDFIADDLDSAVTLLPKTSIKRGRTNKYVAFALKSRAMLYAASIAKYGNLQLNGVLGVTPADADKYWKASFNAADSIMESNKYSLYSLNSDPALNFQKMFLDDGSTNTECIFAKDYTYPDKAH, from the coding sequence ATGAAAATATATAAATATTCCCTATTTTTTATCCTAAGTTTGTGTTTGTTCTCTTCTTGTGATAAAGAATTGGTCGTCTCTCCGCAAAATTTACTTACTGATGATCAGGTTTTTTCAAATAAATCCGCAATAGAGGCATATTTAGTTAATTTGTACAATGCTTTGCCAATAGAAGATTTTAACTATGGAGCTACTACAGGTTTTAACGCATGGCCTGATGCCCCTACTGCTGTATGTTGTTTAGAGGCAATCCGAAATGTCAATGGTAATAAAACAAGCGTAGGTGACGGAACTTGGTGGAATTGGTGGGGGGGAGCCTATACTGCTATTCGAAATGTTAATAATTTTATTGGAAATATTCCTTCTTCTACTTGCGTCAGCAATTCTGAAAAGAATGAATTGCGTGGTGAAGCTTTTTTCCTTCGTGCCTATTACTATTTTGGTTTGGTAAAACGTTACGGCGGTGTTCCCATTATTAAAACCGTTCAGAATTATACCGGGCGTAATCTTGCAGATCTTCAGGTTCCAAGGAATAAAGAACAGGAAGTGTATGACTTTATTGCTGATGACTTGGACAGTGCAGTTACATTATTGCCTAAAACCAGTATTAAGCGCGGAAGAACTAATAAATATGTTGCTTTTGCTCTTAAATCAAGGGCGATGTTGTATGCGGCTTCTATTGCAAAGTACGGTAATCTTCAATTAAATGGAGTTCTGGGCGTAACTCCTGCTGATGCGGATAAATATTGGAAAGCTTCTTTTAATGCAGCAGACTCGATCATGGAGTCCAATAAGTATTCTCTCTATTCGCTAAATTCTGATCCTGCTCTCAATTTTCAAAAAATGTTTCTCGATGATGGATCCACAAATACAGAATGTATTTTCGCTAAAGACTATACTTATCCAGATAAGGCCCATT